The Corvus cornix cornix isolate S_Up_H32 chromosome 26, ASM73873v5, whole genome shotgun sequence genome includes a region encoding these proteins:
- the CD55 gene encoding complement decay-accelerating factor: MRAGAPACGGHPDPPTCGAASGHPLLLLAVLGLLSIPVARGDCGPPPAMTHSRPSSDEHPSSFPVGSRVTFTCAEGARKIPGLPDTTECLPGNLWSRLLDPCGRSCAAPTRLRFAALSKEDERRNFFPVGTNVSYVCRPGYENTSESSPSSTCLENLAWSEAAELCRRRSCGAPGALPGGRMGPLTDLQLGARVDVFCEDGYKVVGNNFIRCQLKGNDVEWSELPTCELITCPPPPPISHGRHDREGIEIFAFNSTVTYSCDPNFQLVGNGSIRCTSRDKTSGAWSGAAPQCKEKSSAVRLGAQDMERTAPPKSPQGNGIQPSKKTSMWEMKLSLYQKALQNTISFSQSSSFFRKPVSRSWAASEFRFVLPLYKSPKSYFGTSKGFMCPPKYMGILPQPGCFQNLKWSKAASFHGRRSWVARRSWTRRRCCSSRFPTCCKG; encoded by the exons atgagggctggagcaccagcaTGTGGGGGACACCCAGACCCCCCGACCTGCGGGGCTGCCTCTGGTcaccctctgctgctcctggccgTGCTGGGGCTCCTCAGCATTCCTGTGGCTCGTG GTGACTGTGGGCCCCCTCCTGCCATGACCCACTCCAGGCCATCCAGCGATGAGCACCCCAGCAGCTTCCCGGTGGGGTCCAGGGTGACGTTCACCTGCGCCGAGGGCGCCCGCAAGATCCCGGGGCTGCCGGACACCACGGAATGCCTGCCCGGCAACCTCTGGTCCAGGCTGCTGGACCCCTGCGGCC GGAGCTGCGCTGCCCCGACCAGGCTGAGGTTTGCTGCCCTGTCCAAGGAGGATGagaggaggaatttcttccctgtgggGACCAACGTGAGCTACGTCTGCCGGCCCGGCTACGAGAACACCTCGGAGAGCTCCCCCTCCAGCACTTGCCTCGAGAACCTGGCGTGGTCagaagctgctgagctgtgcagga GGAGGTCCTGCGGCGCCCCGGGAGCGCTGCCCGGGGGGAGGATGGGGCCCCTCACGGACCTGCAGCTGGGAGCGCGGGTGGATGTGTTCTGTGAGGATGG GTACAAAGTAGTTGGGAATAATTTCATCCGGTGCCAGCTGAAAGGAAACGATGTTGAATGGAGCGAACTTCCAACTTGTGAAC TAATTACCTGCCCTCCACCTCCTCCAATCAGCCACGGGAGACACGACAGGGAAGGCAttgaaatttttgcttttaactcCACGGTGACCTACAGCTGTGACCCCAACTTCCAGCTGGTCGGGAATGGGAGCATCCGTTGTACGAGCAGGGACAAAACCAGCGGAGCctggagcggagccgcgccccAGTGCAAAG AGAAAAGCTCAGCTGTCAGACTCGGAGCACAAGACATGGAGAGGACAGCTCCTCCCAAAA gtCCGCAGGGAAATGGAATCCAGCCCTCTAAGAAAACTTCCATGTGGGAGATGAAGCTCAGCCTCTATCAAAAGGCGCTCCAAAATACCATTTCCTTCTCCCagtcttcctctttcttcaggAAACCAG tgagcaggagctgggctgcctCAGAGTTCAGATTTGTTCTACCTTTGTACAAATCCCCAAAATCCTATTTTGGGACCAGCAAAGGATTCATGTGTCCTCCAAAGTACATGGGGATCCTCCCCCAACCCGGCTGCTTTCAAAACTTGAAATGGTCCAAAGCTGCATCATTTCATGGAA GGAGGTCGTGGGtggccaggaggagctggacaCGGCGGAGGTGCTGCTCCTCCAGATTCCCCACCTGCTGCAAAGGATGA
- the PFKFB2 gene encoding 6-phosphofructo-2-kinase/fructose-2,6-bisphosphatase 2 isoform X4, with amino-acid sequence MRRGAERRRAAMSAAPRGCAGAPRGRAGEKQCSWASYMTNSPTLIVMIGLPARGKTYMSKKLTRYLNWIGVPTKVFNLGVYRREAVKSYKSYDFFRHDNKEAMEIRKRCALVALEDVKSYLLEECGQIAVFDATNTTRERRDLILNFAKENAFKVFFVESVCDDPEVIAANILEVKVSSPDYPERHRENVMDDFLKRIECYKVTYQPLDPDANDKDLSFIKVINVGQRFLVNRVQDYIQSKIVYYLMNIHVQPRTIYLCRHGESEYNLVGKIGGDSGLSARGKQFSQALKKFIEEQEIVDLKVWTSQLKRTIQTAESLGVLYEQWKILNEIDAGVCEEMTYAEIEAKYPDEFAMRDQEKYLYRYPGGESYQDLVQRLEPVIMELERQGNVLVISHQAVMRCLLAYFLDKSADELPYLRCPLHTILKLTPVAYGCKVETITLNVEAVNTHRDKPSLNSRMATLAV; translated from the exons ATGCGGCGaggcgcggagcggcggcgcGCAGCCATGTCGGCGGCGCCGCGGGGCTGCGCCGGGGCCCCGCGGGGCAGGGCCGGCGAGAAGCAGTGCT catGGGCTTCCTACATGACCAACTCCCCGACGCTGATCGTGATGATCGGGCTGCCCGCGCGGGGCAAGACCTACATGTCCAAAAAGCTCACCCGCTATCTCAACTGGATCGGTGTGCCCACCAAAg TGTTTAATTTAGGGGTGTATCGGCGCGAGGCGGTGAAGTCCTACAAGTCCTACGACTTCTTCAGGCACGACAACAAAGAGGCCATGGAAATCCGCAA ACGCTGCGCCTTGGTGGCCCTGGAAGATGTGAAGTCTTATCTCTTGGAGGAGTGTGGGCAAATAGCT GTGTTTGACGCGACCAACACGACTCGGGAGCGACGGGACCTGATCTTAAATTTTGCTaaggaaaatgctttcaag GTGTTTTTCGTGGAGTCTGTCTGTGATGATCCAGAGGTCATTGCTGCCAATATCCTG GAGGTGAAAGTTTCCAGCCCCGACTATCCAGAGAGGCACCGGGAGAACGTGATGGACGACTTCCTGAAGAGGATCGAGTGCTACAAGGTCACCTACCAGCCTCTGGACCCCGATGCTAATGACAA AGATCTTTCCTTCATTAAAGTGATCAATGTGGGCCAGCGGTTCCTGGTCAACAGAGTCCAGGATTACATCCAGAGTAAAATCGTCTATTACCTAATGAACATTCATGTCCAGCCACGCACCATCTACCTCTGCCGACACGGTGAGAGTGAATATAACCTTGTTGGCAAGATTGGTGGGGACTCTGGTCTGTCAGCCCGAGGGAAGCAG TTTTCCCAAGCGCTGAAGAAGTTCATCGAGGAGCAGGAGATCGTGGATCTGAAGGTGTGGACGAGCCAGCTGAAGAGGACGATCCAGACAGCCGAGTCCCTGGGGGTGCTGTACGAGCAGTGGAAGATCCTCAACGAGATCGATGCT gGGGTCTGTGAAGAAATGACCTACGCAGAAATCGAAGCCAAGTACCCAGATGAGTTTGCCATGAGGGATCAGGAGAAGTACCTTTATCGTTATCCTGGAGGGGAG TCCTACCAGGACTTAGTCCAGCGCCTGGAGCCGGTAATTATGGAGCTGGAAAGGCAAGGCAACGTCCTTGTTATCTCCCACCAGGCAGTTATGAGGTGCCTCCTGGCTTATTTTCTTGACAAGAGTGCAG ATGAGCTGCCCTACCTGCGCTGCCCCCTCCACACCATTCTCAAGCTCACACCTGTTGCCTATG GCTGTAAAGTGGAGACAATTACCCTGAATGTGGAAGCAGTGAACACCCACCGGGACAAACCCTCCCTGAACTCA agaatgGCCACTTTAGCTGTGTAG
- the PFKFB2 gene encoding 6-phosphofructo-2-kinase/fructose-2,6-bisphosphatase 2 isoform X2 yields MTNSPTLIVMIGLPARGKTYMSKKLTRYLNWIGVPTKVFNLGVYRREAVKSYKSYDFFRHDNKEAMEIRKRCALVALEDVKSYLLEECGQIAVFDATNTTRERRDLILNFAKENAFKVFFVESVCDDPEVIAANILEVKVSSPDYPERHRENVMDDFLKRIECYKVTYQPLDPDANDKDLSFIKVINVGQRFLVNRVQDYIQSKIVYYLMNIHVQPRTIYLCRHGESEYNLVGKIGGDSGLSARGKQFSQALKKFIEEQEIVDLKVWTSQLKRTIQTAESLGVLYEQWKILNEIDAGVCEEMTYAEIEAKYPDEFAMRDQEKYLYRYPGGESYQDLVQRLEPVIMELERQGNVLVISHQAVMRCLLAYFLDKSADELPYLRCPLHTILKLTPVAYGCKVETITLNVEAVNTHRDKPSLNSHALPSRQSPVRMRRNSFTPRASADSVKRPRHHSLGSKPLNLLGPLPCLEAREGAEQPQLEVPVQPPVGTACL; encoded by the exons ATGACCAACTCCCCGACGCTGATCGTGATGATCGGGCTGCCCGCGCGGGGCAAGACCTACATGTCCAAAAAGCTCACCCGCTATCTCAACTGGATCGGTGTGCCCACCAAAg TGTTTAATTTAGGGGTGTATCGGCGCGAGGCGGTGAAGTCCTACAAGTCCTACGACTTCTTCAGGCACGACAACAAAGAGGCCATGGAAATCCGCAA ACGCTGCGCCTTGGTGGCCCTGGAAGATGTGAAGTCTTATCTCTTGGAGGAGTGTGGGCAAATAGCT GTGTTTGACGCGACCAACACGACTCGGGAGCGACGGGACCTGATCTTAAATTTTGCTaaggaaaatgctttcaag GTGTTTTTCGTGGAGTCTGTCTGTGATGATCCAGAGGTCATTGCTGCCAATATCCTG GAGGTGAAAGTTTCCAGCCCCGACTATCCAGAGAGGCACCGGGAGAACGTGATGGACGACTTCCTGAAGAGGATCGAGTGCTACAAGGTCACCTACCAGCCTCTGGACCCCGATGCTAATGACAA AGATCTTTCCTTCATTAAAGTGATCAATGTGGGCCAGCGGTTCCTGGTCAACAGAGTCCAGGATTACATCCAGAGTAAAATCGTCTATTACCTAATGAACATTCATGTCCAGCCACGCACCATCTACCTCTGCCGACACGGTGAGAGTGAATATAACCTTGTTGGCAAGATTGGTGGGGACTCTGGTCTGTCAGCCCGAGGGAAGCAG TTTTCCCAAGCGCTGAAGAAGTTCATCGAGGAGCAGGAGATCGTGGATCTGAAGGTGTGGACGAGCCAGCTGAAGAGGACGATCCAGACAGCCGAGTCCCTGGGGGTGCTGTACGAGCAGTGGAAGATCCTCAACGAGATCGATGCT gGGGTCTGTGAAGAAATGACCTACGCAGAAATCGAAGCCAAGTACCCAGATGAGTTTGCCATGAGGGATCAGGAGAAGTACCTTTATCGTTATCCTGGAGGGGAG TCCTACCAGGACTTAGTCCAGCGCCTGGAGCCGGTAATTATGGAGCTGGAAAGGCAAGGCAACGTCCTTGTTATCTCCCACCAGGCAGTTATGAGGTGCCTCCTGGCTTATTTTCTTGACAAGAGTGCAG ATGAGCTGCCCTACCTGCGCTGCCCCCTCCACACCATTCTCAAGCTCACACCTGTTGCCTATG GCTGTAAAGTGGAGACAATTACCCTGAATGTGGAAGCAGTGAACACCCACCGGGACAAACCCTCCCTGAACTCA CACGCCCtccccagcaggcagagccctgtgaggatgaggaggaacaGCTTTACCCCGCGGGCCAGCGCCGACAGCGTAAAGCGCCCGCGGCaccacagcctgggcagcaAACCCCTCAACCTGCTGGGGCCTCTGCCATGCCTGGAAGCTCGAGAAGGggctgagcagccacagctggaagTCCCTGTCCAG CCTCCAGTGGGAACTGCTTGCCTCTGA
- the PFKFB2 gene encoding 6-phosphofructo-2-kinase/fructose-2,6-bisphosphatase 2 isoform X1: MRRGAERRRAAMSAAPRGCAGAPRGRAGEKQCSWASYMTNSPTLIVMIGLPARGKTYMSKKLTRYLNWIGVPTKVFNLGVYRREAVKSYKSYDFFRHDNKEAMEIRKRCALVALEDVKSYLLEECGQIAVFDATNTTRERRDLILNFAKENAFKVFFVESVCDDPEVIAANILEVKVSSPDYPERHRENVMDDFLKRIECYKVTYQPLDPDANDKDLSFIKVINVGQRFLVNRVQDYIQSKIVYYLMNIHVQPRTIYLCRHGESEYNLVGKIGGDSGLSARGKQFSQALKKFIEEQEIVDLKVWTSQLKRTIQTAESLGVLYEQWKILNEIDAGVCEEMTYAEIEAKYPDEFAMRDQEKYLYRYPGGESYQDLVQRLEPVIMELERQGNVLVISHQAVMRCLLAYFLDKSADELPYLRCPLHTILKLTPVAYGCKVETITLNVEAVNTHRDKPSLNSHALPSRQSPVRMRRNSFTPRASADSVKRPRHHSLGSKPLNLLGPLPCLEAREGAEQPQLEVPVQPPVGTACL; encoded by the exons ATGCGGCGaggcgcggagcggcggcgcGCAGCCATGTCGGCGGCGCCGCGGGGCTGCGCCGGGGCCCCGCGGGGCAGGGCCGGCGAGAAGCAGTGCT catGGGCTTCCTACATGACCAACTCCCCGACGCTGATCGTGATGATCGGGCTGCCCGCGCGGGGCAAGACCTACATGTCCAAAAAGCTCACCCGCTATCTCAACTGGATCGGTGTGCCCACCAAAg TGTTTAATTTAGGGGTGTATCGGCGCGAGGCGGTGAAGTCCTACAAGTCCTACGACTTCTTCAGGCACGACAACAAAGAGGCCATGGAAATCCGCAA ACGCTGCGCCTTGGTGGCCCTGGAAGATGTGAAGTCTTATCTCTTGGAGGAGTGTGGGCAAATAGCT GTGTTTGACGCGACCAACACGACTCGGGAGCGACGGGACCTGATCTTAAATTTTGCTaaggaaaatgctttcaag GTGTTTTTCGTGGAGTCTGTCTGTGATGATCCAGAGGTCATTGCTGCCAATATCCTG GAGGTGAAAGTTTCCAGCCCCGACTATCCAGAGAGGCACCGGGAGAACGTGATGGACGACTTCCTGAAGAGGATCGAGTGCTACAAGGTCACCTACCAGCCTCTGGACCCCGATGCTAATGACAA AGATCTTTCCTTCATTAAAGTGATCAATGTGGGCCAGCGGTTCCTGGTCAACAGAGTCCAGGATTACATCCAGAGTAAAATCGTCTATTACCTAATGAACATTCATGTCCAGCCACGCACCATCTACCTCTGCCGACACGGTGAGAGTGAATATAACCTTGTTGGCAAGATTGGTGGGGACTCTGGTCTGTCAGCCCGAGGGAAGCAG TTTTCCCAAGCGCTGAAGAAGTTCATCGAGGAGCAGGAGATCGTGGATCTGAAGGTGTGGACGAGCCAGCTGAAGAGGACGATCCAGACAGCCGAGTCCCTGGGGGTGCTGTACGAGCAGTGGAAGATCCTCAACGAGATCGATGCT gGGGTCTGTGAAGAAATGACCTACGCAGAAATCGAAGCCAAGTACCCAGATGAGTTTGCCATGAGGGATCAGGAGAAGTACCTTTATCGTTATCCTGGAGGGGAG TCCTACCAGGACTTAGTCCAGCGCCTGGAGCCGGTAATTATGGAGCTGGAAAGGCAAGGCAACGTCCTTGTTATCTCCCACCAGGCAGTTATGAGGTGCCTCCTGGCTTATTTTCTTGACAAGAGTGCAG ATGAGCTGCCCTACCTGCGCTGCCCCCTCCACACCATTCTCAAGCTCACACCTGTTGCCTATG GCTGTAAAGTGGAGACAATTACCCTGAATGTGGAAGCAGTGAACACCCACCGGGACAAACCCTCCCTGAACTCA CACGCCCtccccagcaggcagagccctgtgaggatgaggaggaacaGCTTTACCCCGCGGGCCAGCGCCGACAGCGTAAAGCGCCCGCGGCaccacagcctgggcagcaAACCCCTCAACCTGCTGGGGCCTCTGCCATGCCTGGAAGCTCGAGAAGGggctgagcagccacagctggaagTCCCTGTCCAG CCTCCAGTGGGAACTGCTTGCCTCTGA
- the PFKFB2 gene encoding 6-phosphofructo-2-kinase/fructose-2,6-bisphosphatase 2 isoform X3: MRRGAERRRAAMSAAPRGCAGAPRGRAGEKQCSWASYMTNSPTLIVMIGLPARGKTYMSKKLTRYLNWIGVPTKVFNLGVYRREAVKSYKSYDFFRHDNKEAMEIRKRCALVALEDVKSYLLEECGQIAVFDATNTTRERRDLILNFAKENAFKVFFVESVCDDPEVIAANILEVKVSSPDYPERHRENVMDDFLKRIECYKVTYQPLDPDANDKDLSFIKVINVGQRFLVNRVQDYIQSKIVYYLMNIHVQPRTIYLCRHGESEYNLVGKIGGDSGLSARGKQFSQALKKFIEEQEIVDLKVWTSQLKRTIQTAESLGVLYEQWKILNEIDAGVCEEMTYAEIEAKYPDEFAMRDQEKYLYRYPGGESYQDLVQRLEPVIMELERQGNVLVISHQAVMRCLLAYFLDKSADELPYLRCPLHTILKLTPVAYGCKVETITLNVEAVNTHRDKPSLNSPPVGTACL; this comes from the exons ATGCGGCGaggcgcggagcggcggcgcGCAGCCATGTCGGCGGCGCCGCGGGGCTGCGCCGGGGCCCCGCGGGGCAGGGCCGGCGAGAAGCAGTGCT catGGGCTTCCTACATGACCAACTCCCCGACGCTGATCGTGATGATCGGGCTGCCCGCGCGGGGCAAGACCTACATGTCCAAAAAGCTCACCCGCTATCTCAACTGGATCGGTGTGCCCACCAAAg TGTTTAATTTAGGGGTGTATCGGCGCGAGGCGGTGAAGTCCTACAAGTCCTACGACTTCTTCAGGCACGACAACAAAGAGGCCATGGAAATCCGCAA ACGCTGCGCCTTGGTGGCCCTGGAAGATGTGAAGTCTTATCTCTTGGAGGAGTGTGGGCAAATAGCT GTGTTTGACGCGACCAACACGACTCGGGAGCGACGGGACCTGATCTTAAATTTTGCTaaggaaaatgctttcaag GTGTTTTTCGTGGAGTCTGTCTGTGATGATCCAGAGGTCATTGCTGCCAATATCCTG GAGGTGAAAGTTTCCAGCCCCGACTATCCAGAGAGGCACCGGGAGAACGTGATGGACGACTTCCTGAAGAGGATCGAGTGCTACAAGGTCACCTACCAGCCTCTGGACCCCGATGCTAATGACAA AGATCTTTCCTTCATTAAAGTGATCAATGTGGGCCAGCGGTTCCTGGTCAACAGAGTCCAGGATTACATCCAGAGTAAAATCGTCTATTACCTAATGAACATTCATGTCCAGCCACGCACCATCTACCTCTGCCGACACGGTGAGAGTGAATATAACCTTGTTGGCAAGATTGGTGGGGACTCTGGTCTGTCAGCCCGAGGGAAGCAG TTTTCCCAAGCGCTGAAGAAGTTCATCGAGGAGCAGGAGATCGTGGATCTGAAGGTGTGGACGAGCCAGCTGAAGAGGACGATCCAGACAGCCGAGTCCCTGGGGGTGCTGTACGAGCAGTGGAAGATCCTCAACGAGATCGATGCT gGGGTCTGTGAAGAAATGACCTACGCAGAAATCGAAGCCAAGTACCCAGATGAGTTTGCCATGAGGGATCAGGAGAAGTACCTTTATCGTTATCCTGGAGGGGAG TCCTACCAGGACTTAGTCCAGCGCCTGGAGCCGGTAATTATGGAGCTGGAAAGGCAAGGCAACGTCCTTGTTATCTCCCACCAGGCAGTTATGAGGTGCCTCCTGGCTTATTTTCTTGACAAGAGTGCAG ATGAGCTGCCCTACCTGCGCTGCCCCCTCCACACCATTCTCAAGCTCACACCTGTTGCCTATG GCTGTAAAGTGGAGACAATTACCCTGAATGTGGAAGCAGTGAACACCCACCGGGACAAACCCTCCCTGAACTCA CCTCCAGTGGGAACTGCTTGCCTCTGA